Proteins co-encoded in one Papaver somniferum cultivar HN1 chromosome 5, ASM357369v1, whole genome shotgun sequence genomic window:
- the LOC113279451 gene encoding uncharacterized protein LOC113279451: MDPIRPEFELLDSAGLEYHLWVADVETNFVEKDFTSTIKPSVDAAPATEKDKANSLMFLKRHIDPNLRLGYHHLKTPKEIWDALDSRFWNIHDSLIPQLNVLWNEIRFLDYVKVNDFQKDMLQIQARMDFCGKKLTDEEMIHKILSTFPISSMILSNQYRLEVDNKRITTFSRLINLLQVAERHNEILVNNNARAVGKKKVP; encoded by the coding sequence ATGGACCCAATTCGACCAGAATTCGAACTTTTGGACTCAGCAGGACTTGAGTACCACCTTTGGGTAGCAGATGTGGAAACTAACTTTGTGGAAAAGGACTTCACCTCCACTATCAAGCCATCTGTTGACGCTGCTCCGGCAActgagaaagacaaagctaattcTCTTATGTTCCTCAAGAGGCACATCGATCCTAACCTACGTTTGGGTTATCATCACTTGAAGACACCAAAAGAGATATGGGATGCCCTAGATAGCCGTTTTTGGAATATTCATGATTCCTTAATACCACAATTGAACGTCTTGTGGAACGAAATCCGCTTTCTCGATTATGTAAAAGTGAATGATTTCCAAAAAGACATGCTGCAAATTCAGGCACGTATGGACTTTTGTGGAAAGAAACTTACTGATGAGGAAATGATTCATAAAATCCTATCGACCTTTCCTATCTCTTCCATGATACTATCAAACCAGTATCGTTTAGAGGTAGATAACAAAAGAATCACCACATTCAGTAGGTTGATAAACTTACTGCAAGTGGCTGAAAGGCACAATGAGATTCTTGTTAATAACAATGCCAGAGCTGTCGGGAAAAAGAAAGTTCCCTAA